The following proteins are encoded in a genomic region of Paenibacillus sp. FSL H3-0469:
- a CDS encoding FAD-dependent oxidoreductase gives MNNGHITVPQAEVPVSREVDVLVIGGGAAGIAAAISAAEGGANTMIVEQRGYLGGMGTVALVPAFCPYTDKVKPIIRGLGLKLMERMKQACDPGYQEEYREQLDWVPIDPEVLKRVYDSAVLESGVTPLFHTFVYDVVRSADGQTIEGVIIVNKSGRSFIRCRYIIDCTGDGDIAALSGVPFQKGGDEGELQPGSMCYLLANVDRPSFSRFLAETGDTSQLHRTVEQAIQEGALPEGRKSISGLAWVSDQLVGVNFGHVFGVDGTKAEDLTRGAIEGRRTVLRQLEFFRKYVPGFEQAHLVASGEQLGIRETRRIQGDYTLTVDDFVAARSFPDDIARNAYYIDIHLATSKSDMTFNHLPPGVSHGVPYRVMLPVGIRNLWVAGRSVSSDRAVQGSLRVMPNCFSMGQACGTAATLALRDGADSRSISVPELQQRLLEQDVWLGENFVPGAAGQDAEAGQAE, from the coding sequence ATGAATAACGGACATATTACAGTGCCGCAGGCAGAGGTGCCGGTCTCCCGCGAGGTGGATGTGCTGGTCATCGGCGGCGGAGCGGCAGGGATTGCGGCTGCCATCTCCGCTGCCGAAGGCGGGGCAAATACGATGATCGTGGAGCAGCGCGGGTATCTGGGCGGAATGGGCACCGTGGCGCTGGTGCCTGCCTTCTGTCCCTACACGGACAAGGTTAAGCCGATTATCCGCGGCCTTGGCTTGAAGCTGATGGAGCGGATGAAGCAGGCTTGTGATCCGGGGTACCAGGAGGAATACCGCGAGCAGCTCGACTGGGTGCCGATTGATCCTGAGGTGTTGAAGCGTGTCTATGACAGCGCTGTGCTGGAGAGTGGTGTGACGCCGCTGTTCCACACCTTTGTCTACGATGTGGTGCGGTCTGCGGACGGCCAGACAATAGAGGGTGTAATAATTGTCAATAAATCCGGGAGGTCCTTCATCCGCTGCCGTTATATCATTGACTGCACCGGCGACGGCGATATTGCTGCCCTGTCGGGCGTGCCGTTTCAGAAGGGCGGCGATGAAGGGGAGCTTCAGCCGGGCAGCATGTGTTATCTGCTGGCGAATGTAGACCGTCCAAGCTTCAGCCGCTTCCTGGCGGAAACCGGAGATACTAGTCAATTGCACCGGACCGTGGAGCAGGCCATCCAGGAAGGGGCGCTGCCGGAAGGGCGCAAATCCATCTCCGGCCTGGCCTGGGTGAGCGATCAGCTGGTCGGCGTGAACTTCGGCCATGTGTTCGGGGTGGACGGCACGAAGGCTGAGGATCTTACGCGCGGAGCCATTGAAGGCCGCCGGACGGTGCTGCGGCAGCTTGAATTCTTCCGCAAGTATGTGCCCGGCTTCGAACAGGCACATCTGGTGGCAAGCGGAGAGCAGCTTGGGATCAGAGAGACGCGGCGCATTCAGGGCGATTATACGCTGACTGTGGACGACTTCGTGGCAGCGCGTTCATTCCCTGACGATATCGCCCGCAATGCCTACTACATTGACATCCATCTGGCGACCAGCAAAAGCGATATGACCTTCAATCATCTGCCGCCGGGCGTCTCCCACGGGGTGCCTTACCGGGTGATGCTTCCGGTAGGCATCCGCAATCTGTGGGTGGCGGGACGTTCTGTGTCCTCGGACCGGGCGGTGCAAGGCTCCCTGCGTGTCATGCCGAATTGTTTCTCGATGGGCCAGGCCTGCGGCACGGCAGCAACGCTTGCGCTCCGGGACGGGGCGGATTCCCGCAGCATCTCGGTTCCTGAGCTGCAGCAGCGCCTGCTGGAGCAGGACGTGTGGCTCGGGGAGAATTTCGTTCCGGGGGCAGCGGGGCAGGATGCGGAAGCGGGGCAGGCGGAGTGA
- a CDS encoding carbohydrate ABC transporter permease, which translates to MNEHVISKQPAGQPQTADKPTGYAGRIAVRTLMWLFLLTTAILTLFPLLMTLTGSLKTGAEMMTGGSLLPAKLQFNNYAEAWKQANFARYTWNSAFMSVMVTVGTLLVASMAAYVVDRRDFPGKRIYVTVQASMMFISVGAIVLRPQFDLMVALHLNTTLWGVILILVSAHSSTFFMLQGFFKAIPRELDEAAMVDGSGFIRTFFRIILPLLTPGLGVAGLFAFRHAWNEYILPLVFTMTNPQLQTLTVGLANLRYGSSAAMQIHLMMAGACLSILPMLLAYILANKTFIQVTAGSVKG; encoded by the coding sequence ATGAATGAACATGTGATATCCAAACAGCCGGCGGGACAGCCGCAGACTGCCGACAAGCCAACCGGCTATGCCGGCAGAATAGCGGTCCGGACGCTTATGTGGCTGTTCCTGCTGACAACGGCGATCCTGACCTTGTTTCCGCTGCTGATGACGCTGACCGGCTCGCTGAAGACCGGGGCCGAGATGATGACCGGCGGCAGCCTGCTTCCGGCGAAGCTGCAATTTAATAACTATGCCGAAGCCTGGAAGCAGGCCAATTTCGCCCGCTATACCTGGAACAGTGCTTTTATGAGTGTGATGGTGACGGTGGGGACGCTGCTGGTGGCCTCAATGGCTGCTTATGTGGTGGACCGGCGTGATTTTCCGGGGAAAAGGATTTATGTCACAGTGCAGGCGTCCATGATGTTCATTTCAGTCGGGGCCATTGTCCTGCGCCCGCAGTTCGATCTGATGGTTGCGCTGCATCTGAATACTACGCTGTGGGGGGTTATTCTGATTCTGGTCAGCGCCCATTCCAGCACCTTCTTCATGCTGCAGGGCTTCTTCAAGGCGATTCCCCGGGAGCTGGATGAGGCGGCAATGGTAGACGGCTCAGGCTTCATCCGCACCTTCTTCCGTATTATTCTGCCGCTATTGACTCCGGGGCTTGGTGTGGCTGGACTCTTCGCCTTCCGGCATGCCTGGAACGAATATATTCTGCCGCTGGTGTTCACGATGACGAATCCGCAGTTGCAGACGCTGACGGTCGGGCTGGCGAATCTCCGCTATGGCTCTTCGGCAGCGATGCAGATTCACCTGATGATGGCCGGGGCCTGCCTGTCCATCCTGCCGATGCTGCTGGCGTATATTCTGGCGAATAAAACCTTCATCCAGGTGACTGCCGGATCGGTTAAGGGGTAA
- a CDS encoding FAD-dependent oxidoreductase, with product MSWMKQYDLVIYGGTAAGIAAAVQASIMGKSAVVIEQSRRIGGMTTGGLGDTDVGISAAVGGLSLEFYQRIAQKYAQDGACWLFEPKVALEVLQDWVAEHNLEVVCGERLELKNGVTRQGSRITSITMESGKVYHGRIFIDASYEGDLMGHSGVSYVVGREPNAQYGETLNGIQPGPEANELPPGIDPYVIKGVPSSGLLPRVNAHRGGGAGEGDHKLQAYNFRMCLTDNPGNRMMISKPEGYNEADYELLFRAIEQGQRSRFFKLNRVTADKTDSNNNSGISTDYNGMNHSYPEADYAARDKIWEAHRIYQQGVVWTVQNHPRVPEEIREAYKPWGLPLDEFTDSGHWPSQLYIRESRRMTGDYVVTEHDVRREHPVTDSAGMGSFAMDSHHTQYYVNEDGHVSTEGGFYIRLAEPYPISCRAMLPKRSECTNLIVPVCLSATHAAYGSIRMEPVFMILGQSAAAAAVIALEADGIVQNVEYGQLQAILLASNQVLYTTGLTRD from the coding sequence ATGAGCTGGATGAAACAGTATGATCTTGTCATATACGGCGGAACGGCAGCAGGTATAGCAGCGGCTGTCCAGGCATCCATCATGGGCAAAAGTGCGGTAGTCATCGAGCAGAGCCGGAGGATTGGCGGCATGACCACCGGAGGACTGGGCGATACGGATGTGGGGATATCGGCGGCGGTCGGCGGCCTGTCTCTGGAATTCTACCAGCGGATCGCGCAGAAATATGCGCAGGACGGGGCTTGCTGGCTGTTCGAGCCCAAGGTTGCGCTTGAGGTGCTGCAGGACTGGGTGGCGGAGCATAACCTTGAAGTCGTCTGCGGGGAAAGGCTGGAGCTTAAGAATGGAGTGACCCGGCAAGGCTCAAGAATCACCTCCATTACCATGGAATCCGGGAAGGTCTATCACGGGAGAATATTCATCGACGCCTCTTATGAGGGAGACCTGATGGGCCATTCCGGTGTGTCCTATGTGGTCGGCCGGGAGCCGAACGCACAGTACGGGGAGACGTTAAACGGTATTCAGCCCGGCCCTGAAGCAAATGAGCTCCCGCCGGGAATTGACCCCTATGTCATTAAAGGAGTGCCTTCGAGCGGTTTACTCCCGCGTGTCAATGCGCACCGCGGCGGCGGTGCCGGCGAGGGGGACCATAAGCTGCAAGCCTATAACTTCCGCATGTGTCTGACAGACAATCCGGGCAACCGGATGATGATCAGCAAGCCTGAGGGTTATAACGAAGCCGATTATGAGCTTCTGTTCCGGGCCATCGAGCAGGGGCAGCGCTCACGCTTCTTCAAGCTGAACCGGGTCACTGCGGACAAGACCGATTCCAATAATAACAGCGGCATTTCTACGGATTACAACGGAATGAACCACAGTTATCCAGAGGCGGATTATGCGGCGCGGGACAAGATATGGGAGGCCCACCGCATCTACCAGCAGGGGGTTGTCTGGACGGTCCAGAACCATCCGCGGGTGCCGGAGGAGATCCGGGAAGCCTACAAGCCGTGGGGGCTGCCGCTCGATGAATTTACGGACAGCGGCCACTGGCCGTCCCAGCTCTACATCCGGGAATCCCGCAGAATGACTGGAGATTATGTGGTGACGGAGCATGATGTGAGGCGGGAGCACCCGGTGACAGATTCCGCCGGGATGGGCTCCTTCGCCATGGACTCGCATCATACGCAGTATTATGTGAACGAAGACGGGCATGTTAGCACCGAGGGCGGATTCTATATCCGGTTAGCCGAGCCTTATCCGATCAGCTGCCGGGCGATGTTGCCGAAGCGCAGCGAATGCACCAACCTGATCGTACCGGTCTGCCTGTCGGCCACTCATGCGGCCTACGGCTCCATCCGGATGGAGCCCGTCTTCATGATTCTGGGCCAATCGGCGGCAGCAGCTGCTGTAATTGCGCTTGAGGCGGATGGCATCGTTCAGAATGTTGAGTATGGGCAACTGCAAGCTATACTTCTTGCGTCCAATCAGGTGCTGTACACCACCGGACTCACCCGGGATTGA
- a CDS encoding sensor histidine kinase, with amino-acid sequence MKDLNYFRKQSFRSKLKTAFLAVILLSVLMTGGLSYSISAATLEKNALKLTQDNVVKSAQIIDEKLNKLMLIMMTFMISQPFHDMMRDVVTGDTGRYYTHLNDLDNVFSQARIAEPLIHSIYVSTPIGEFYPSSMNRNRLTEFKDTLLYERIEQEKKNTWVEGHEDMLFSGKERVISLILEPIFDTAVRGVYIIVNIREDGFRKLVSGDTGGGARSFLLNTAGSPVYSVKDPLVLQAVESSDLTGMISSSRDLSNTFKLGGESYLLNYAHLSIADWTMTTIQSKAGVLKDMIYVKWLLAVVALFAFTVTMMVSGAFTRYLLRPLQGLMKVMRRVESNDLTARFESGGGDELAQVGMRFNQMLEQIVVLIGEVTQAETNKRSAEIKALSAQMDPHFLYNTLNTIYWKLNLQQVKQSQSMVMSLSRLFQLGLNKGQEITTLSKELEHVRMYLELQCSCYEGLFHYEIYVEDEALVTLPIPRILLQPLVENSILHGFRNRESGGQIDIEVFDEGERWCLKVRDNGAGMDEEAVRALFRRESEKGYAVSNLIRRLQLYYGDSAAIRVDSEPGRGTAVSISLPKREEHQDGRS; translated from the coding sequence GTGAAGGACTTGAACTATTTCCGGAAGCAATCATTCCGCAGCAAATTAAAAACCGCATTCTTGGCTGTGATCCTCCTCTCCGTGCTGATGACCGGAGGACTATCGTATTCTATCTCGGCAGCGACTTTGGAGAAGAATGCGCTGAAGCTTACCCAGGATAACGTTGTCAAATCGGCGCAGATCATCGATGAGAAGCTGAACAAGCTGATGCTGATTATGATGACCTTCATGATCAGCCAGCCCTTTCACGATATGATGAGGGATGTCGTCACCGGGGACACGGGCCGGTATTATACTCACCTGAATGATCTTGATAACGTTTTCTCGCAGGCACGGATTGCCGAGCCGCTGATCCATTCGATCTATGTGTCCACGCCGATCGGGGAGTTCTACCCTTCCTCAATGAACCGAAACCGTCTGACGGAGTTCAAGGATACCTTACTATACGAGCGGATCGAACAGGAGAAGAAGAATACATGGGTTGAAGGCCATGAGGACATGCTCTTCTCCGGGAAGGAACGGGTTATTTCATTGATTCTGGAACCTATCTTTGATACAGCGGTCCGCGGAGTCTATATTATCGTCAACATCCGTGAAGACGGCTTCCGCAAGCTGGTGAGCGGGGATACCGGCGGCGGGGCACGCAGCTTCCTGCTGAACACGGCAGGCAGTCCCGTCTATTCTGTAAAGGACCCGCTCGTTCTGCAGGCGGTGGAGAGCAGTGATCTGACCGGAATGATCAGCAGCAGCCGGGATCTCAGCAATACCTTCAAGCTGGGGGGCGAATCGTATCTGCTGAACTATGCCCATCTAAGCATTGCCGATTGGACGATGACCACGATCCAGTCCAAGGCCGGCGTACTGAAGGATATGATCTATGTGAAATGGCTGCTCGCGGTGGTCGCCCTCTTCGCCTTTACTGTTACAATGATGGTATCAGGAGCCTTTACCCGTTATCTGCTGCGTCCGCTGCAAGGTCTGATGAAGGTGATGAGACGGGTGGAGAGCAATGATCTGACTGCAAGATTCGAGAGCGGAGGCGGGGACGAGCTGGCCCAGGTCGGGATGCGGTTCAACCAGATGCTTGAGCAGATCGTGGTGCTGATCGGAGAGGTCACACAGGCGGAGACCAATAAGCGCTCGGCAGAAATCAAGGCCTTGTCAGCCCAGATGGACCCCCATTTCCTGTACAACACGCTTAATACGATCTACTGGAAGCTCAATTTGCAGCAGGTGAAGCAGTCGCAGAGCATGGTCATGTCCCTGTCCCGGCTGTTCCAGCTCGGGCTGAACAAGGGGCAGGAGATCACGACACTGTCCAAGGAACTGGAGCATGTCCGCATGTATCTGGAGCTCCAATGCAGCTGTTATGAAGGGCTGTTCCATTATGAGATCTATGTGGAGGATGAAGCGCTGGTTACCCTCCCGATTCCGCGCATTCTGCTTCAGCCGCTGGTGGAGAACAGCATTCTGCATGGCTTCCGCAACCGGGAGAGCGGGGGGCAGATCGATATCGAAGTCTTCGATGAGGGAGAACGCTGGTGTCTTAAGGTCCGCGACAACGGAGCGGGCATGGACGAGGAGGCGGTCCGTGCACTGTTCCGGCGGGAGTCGGAGAAAGGCTATGCCGTATCCAATCTGATCCGCAGGTTGCAGCTCTACTACGGGGACAGTGCAGCAATCCGGGTGGACAGCGAACCGGGCCGGGGGACGGCGGTTAGTATATCTTTACCCAAACGGGAGGAGCATCAGGATGGACGATCATAA
- a CDS encoding sugar ABC transporter permease: protein MIYKWKRLGENSLFLAPSIILTLTLGIYPLIWMLRYMFYDYAGYGEALFTGLDNFSRLLRDSLFWESVRNTFIFAGGKLLLTLPLSLLLAVILNGRLRGSNLLRGIYFMPTVISTAVISVVFYNIFNSYNGMVNTVLMKLHLVSQPVDWLGPKHAMLTVIIVAVWGAVGNYMLLFLAGLQSIPQDLYESASIDGANAGRRFWNITLPMLAPVAQMVIMLAIIASLKGYESIMVITEGGPIGKTEVMYLYLYKLLFPVSTGSPVTQQLGYGSAVGFATAVIVGAVTGLYFFFSRKMNKVY from the coding sequence ATGATCTATAAATGGAAAAGACTTGGGGAGAATTCCCTGTTCCTTGCACCGAGCATCATACTGACGCTTACTCTCGGCATCTATCCTCTCATCTGGATGCTGCGCTATATGTTCTATGATTATGCCGGATACGGCGAGGCGCTGTTTACCGGGCTGGACAATTTCAGCCGGCTGCTGCGGGATAGCCTGTTCTGGGAATCGGTCCGCAACACCTTCATCTTTGCCGGAGGAAAGCTGCTGCTGACCCTGCCGCTGTCGCTGCTGCTGGCTGTTATTCTTAACGGCAGATTGCGCGGGTCGAATCTGCTCCGGGGTATATATTTCATGCCGACGGTCATTAGTACCGCGGTCATCTCCGTTGTTTTTTATAACATCTTCAATTCCTATAACGGGATGGTTAACACAGTTCTGATGAAGCTGCATCTCGTCTCCCAGCCGGTAGACTGGCTTGGTCCGAAGCACGCGATGCTGACGGTAATTATTGTAGCGGTGTGGGGTGCAGTCGGGAACTATATGCTGCTCTTCCTCGCCGGGCTGCAGAGCATTCCGCAGGACCTGTACGAGAGCGCGTCCATCGACGGAGCGAACGCCGGAAGACGCTTCTGGAATATTACACTTCCGATGCTGGCTCCGGTAGCCCAGATGGTCATTATGCTGGCGATTATCGCTTCCCTGAAGGGCTATGAGAGCATCATGGTCATCACCGAAGGCGGACCGATCGGCAAAACGGAAGTCATGTATCTCTATCTCTACAAGCTGCTATTCCCTGTATCCACCGGTTCACCGGTAACGCAGCAGCTCGGTTACGGCAGCGCCGTGGGCTTCGCCACCGCTGTGATTGTCGGAGCGGTAACCGGCCTGTATTTCTTCTTCAGCCGCAAAATGAACAAGGTGTATTAG
- a CDS encoding response regulator, producing the protein MDDHKVTLCIIDDIKSVVEGLSCMNWAEHGIRVAGTAANGEDGLDLIAKLHPDLVITDIRMPRMDGLSMLRAVLEHHRDCKIILVSGYADFEYAQQAVQLGAFDFVVKPFTEEDIMKAVLRAKSEIMEERSRQHTLREMENKLRESLPVLRQEYFALLVSHRTPWEQAMPRWEFLSIDLNPKGFVVMLLEIDHFQERAAELSIREVELIRFSLLNITQETIAEHTRCVVLRAKHNRYLAVMNDSGPASAVEIAERCCKNIERYTKFTVSAGVGGRVEEISELPDSYRQAHRALAHHLFTGGNAAIMYDDIHQNGSQEPLALEYKDELLLALRSGNVSRTGAILSAISESLKSLSSRHNPDYLLILYEELAASAIRTFYELVPYGEIQPLIQRFRAVQGTAGLPLATLQRLLLDLCTEGAALVSRNSLSEGQKVIYEAVEYIKGRLSEDITVGECAAHVHLSASYFSSLFKKVNGVTVTQYITAERIHRAKLLLVEGAQVQEVASAVGYEERRYFSEMFKKITGQTPSEFRAGYHPDRQEESYP; encoded by the coding sequence ATGGACGATCATAAGGTAACCCTGTGTATCATTGATGATATTAAAAGCGTCGTGGAAGGCCTGAGCTGCATGAACTGGGCGGAGCACGGCATCCGGGTGGCAGGGACGGCCGCCAACGGTGAGGATGGGCTGGACCTGATCGCGAAGCTGCATCCGGATCTGGTCATTACAGATATCCGTATGCCGAGGATGGACGGCTTGTCCATGCTGCGTGCCGTACTGGAACACCACCGGGATTGTAAAATCATTCTGGTCAGCGGGTATGCCGACTTTGAATATGCGCAGCAGGCGGTACAGCTTGGCGCGTTCGACTTCGTGGTCAAGCCGTTCACGGAAGAGGATATCATGAAGGCGGTGCTGCGGGCGAAGTCGGAGATTATGGAGGAGCGTTCCAGACAGCATACCCTCCGGGAGATGGAGAACAAGCTGCGGGAGAGTCTGCCGGTGCTGCGGCAGGAATATTTCGCCCTGCTGGTCAGCCACAGAACGCCGTGGGAGCAGGCAATGCCGCGATGGGAATTCCTGAGCATTGATCTAAACCCTAAGGGGTTCGTAGTGATGCTGCTTGAAATCGATCATTTTCAGGAACGGGCGGCTGAGCTGTCCATCCGCGAAGTGGAGCTGATCCGCTTCTCCCTGCTGAATATCACACAGGAGACCATTGCCGAGCATACCCGCTGCGTGGTGTTACGGGCCAAACATAACCGCTATCTTGCGGTGATGAATGACTCTGGTCCGGCCAGTGCAGTAGAGATTGCCGAACGCTGCTGCAAGAACATTGAACGGTATACCAAGTTCACAGTGTCGGCCGGGGTTGGAGGCCGGGTGGAGGAGATCAGCGAGCTGCCGGATTCCTACCGCCAGGCGCACCGGGCGCTGGCCCACCATCTGTTCACCGGAGGCAATGCCGCCATTATGTATGACGATATTCACCAGAACGGAAGCCAGGAGCCGCTGGCGCTGGAGTACAAGGACGAGCTGTTGCTTGCGCTGCGCTCCGGCAATGTCAGCCGGACAGGCGCGATCCTCTCAGCAATCTCAGAATCGCTGAAGAGCCTGAGCTCCAGGCATAATCCCGATTATCTGCTTATTCTGTATGAGGAGCTGGCCGCATCAGCGATCCGCACCTTCTATGAGCTGGTTCCGTACGGGGAGATTCAGCCGCTGATCCAGCGGTTCAGGGCGGTGCAGGGAACAGCGGGACTGCCGCTTGCCACCCTCCAGCGGCTGCTGCTGGACCTGTGTACAGAGGGGGCCGCCCTGGTAAGCCGCAACAGCCTGTCCGAAGGGCAAAAGGTGATTTATGAGGCGGTCGAGTATATCAAGGGCCGCTTATCCGAGGATATCACTGTCGGTGAATGTGCGGCCCATGTACATCTCAGCGCCAGCTATTTCTCCAGCCTGTTCAAGAAGGTGAACGGAGTGACCGTTACCCAGTATATCACCGCAGAGCGTATTCACCGGGCCAAGCTGCTGCTGGTGGAAGGGGCGCAGGTGCAGGAGGTGGCTTCCGCTGTGGGGTATGAGGAGCGCAGATACTTCAGCGAGATGTTTAAGAAGATCACCGGGCAGACACCGTCAGAGTTCAGGGCGGGGTACCACCCGGACCGCCAGGAGGAGTCATACCCGTGA
- a CDS encoding extracellular solute-binding protein, which yields MQKKWLGLSLSLMLAAGIAGCGGNNNGNGAAADGTPGAATASPAASAAAETGEPVQLKYWTDDRHDQEYIKELINKFNETNGENIQVELTVMSENYAQSVDIAFTSNQAPDILRLKSGNTPEFVKKGYLAPIDSYLTDEIKTKFGSLLINNVNRFDGKVYSLANTGLTLRLIYNKDLFDKAGIANPPVSLQEMVDDAKKITEAGKSEGVYGFALNFKSPKAAFDRSVREILSLSGYQGLGFDLKTGQFDFAPYSQVIEYFKQMYEDRSILPGAETLDIDPLRAQFAAGKIGMYLSFSTEPGVYQDQFPTEINWAGALAPTLDGQIKGTSEIVSAGTWLGISAKSAHQEAAWKFMQYMYGDDILKTYHEKGFGIAVVPGIVEQAKKPEIGGMEGFLVGEHDSLWPAVPNVTPEGSTYADAFFKYMLSGGDSKAIAADLNTRYNDALSKAVEKGEVTVTPDPAFDPMKPQGE from the coding sequence ATGCAGAAAAAATGGTTGGGCCTCAGCCTGAGCCTCATGCTGGCCGCCGGAATCGCCGGCTGCGGCGGGAATAATAACGGTAACGGTGCTGCGGCGGATGGAACGCCCGGAGCGGCAACAGCGAGTCCGGCAGCTTCGGCCGCAGCTGAAACGGGCGAGCCGGTACAGCTTAAATACTGGACCGATGACCGTCATGACCAGGAATATATCAAGGAACTGATCAATAAGTTCAATGAGACGAACGGCGAGAATATCCAGGTGGAACTGACAGTCATGTCCGAGAATTACGCACAGAGCGTTGACATTGCCTTCACCAGCAACCAGGCACCGGATATCCTCCGTCTGAAGAGCGGCAACACCCCCGAATTTGTCAAAAAAGGCTATCTGGCTCCGATTGACAGCTACCTGACCGATGAGATCAAAACGAAATTCGGCAGTCTGCTGATCAATAATGTCAACCGTTTTGACGGCAAAGTATATTCTTTGGCCAATACCGGCCTCACCCTGCGTCTGATTTACAACAAGGATCTCTTTGACAAAGCAGGCATCGCGAATCCTCCGGTATCGCTGCAGGAAATGGTCGATGACGCCAAGAAAATAACCGAAGCCGGCAAATCGGAGGGCGTCTACGGCTTCGCGCTGAACTTCAAAAGCCCGAAGGCGGCCTTTGACCGTTCGGTCCGCGAGATTCTCTCCCTGAGCGGCTATCAGGGTCTTGGCTTTGACCTGAAGACAGGCCAGTTTGACTTCGCGCCTTACTCCCAGGTGATCGAGTATTTCAAGCAGATGTACGAAGACAGAAGTATTCTGCCGGGTGCGGAGACGCTGGATATCGACCCGCTGCGCGCCCAATTTGCCGCAGGCAAAATCGGTATGTACCTCAGCTTCTCGACGGAGCCGGGCGTATACCAGGACCAGTTCCCGACAGAGATCAATTGGGCAGGTGCCCTGGCCCCTACGCTGGACGGGCAGATTAAGGGAACCTCGGAGATCGTATCCGCCGGTACCTGGCTCGGGATCAGCGCGAAATCGGCGCATCAGGAGGCCGCCTGGAAATTCATGCAGTACATGTACGGCGACGATATTCTGAAGACGTATCATGAGAAGGGCTTCGGGATTGCTGTAGTGCCGGGTATTGTGGAGCAGGCCAAAAAGCCGGAAATTGGCGGTATGGAAGGCTTCCTGGTCGGCGAGCATGACTCGCTCTGGCCTGCTGTGCCGAACGTCACGCCGGAAGGCTCTACCTATGCCGATGCTTTCTTCAAATATATGCTCTCGGGCGGGGATTCCAAGGCTATCGCTGCTGATCTGAATACAAGATATAATGACGCATTGTCCAAAGCAGTGGAGAAGGGCGAGGTTACCGTTACACCGGACCCGGCATTTGATCCAATGAAGCCGCAAGGAGAATAA
- a CDS encoding AraC family transcriptional regulator — protein MTASDPQRCSVLYANYFTHTQSHSVKYQEGLSFYLFRLQMEGTCRALVEGKYETIIPGDLLIYAPDQPYELFVQPRSAPGSGEVQPVSDYFLIASGEWLDSWWQDRRLPARTNIGFDDTVITLWKHIAGEKRKVMQHQEEMLDYLLRTFCLTLEQVIQARRRTKGVETAYKLKQFIDNHAHEPLSLEQISASAGLSISRASSLFKAAFAQSPFAYCIDVRLKSAGQQVLYSTLSLEQVADNAGFQSYAHFCRMFRERYGIPPGEYRRSFGFRFNPG, from the coding sequence GTGACAGCGTCCGATCCGCAACGGTGCAGCGTCCTGTATGCCAATTACTTCACACACACGCAGTCTCACTCGGTTAAGTATCAAGAGGGGCTATCCTTCTATCTCTTCAGACTGCAGATGGAAGGGACCTGCCGTGCTCTGGTAGAAGGAAAATACGAGACCATCATCCCCGGCGATCTGCTGATCTATGCTCCAGATCAGCCGTACGAGCTGTTCGTACAGCCCCGCAGCGCTCCAGGCTCTGGCGAAGTTCAGCCCGTCTCTGATTATTTCCTGATCGCAAGCGGGGAGTGGCTGGATTCCTGGTGGCAGGACCGCAGGCTGCCGGCCCGGACGAATATCGGCTTCGACGATACGGTCATCACCTTATGGAAGCATATTGCCGGCGAGAAGAGGAAAGTGATGCAGCATCAGGAGGAAATGCTGGATTACCTGCTTAGAACGTTCTGCCTGACGCTGGAGCAGGTGATTCAGGCCAGAAGGCGCACCAAAGGGGTGGAGACCGCCTACAAGCTGAAGCAGTTCATTGACAATCATGCCCATGAACCGCTTAGCCTGGAGCAGATCTCCGCCTCCGCAGGGTTAAGCATCTCCCGTGCTTCCAGCCTGTTCAAAGCCGCTTTTGCCCAATCGCCGTTCGCCTACTGTATTGATGTCAGGCTGAAGTCTGCCGGGCAGCAGGTGCTCTACAGCACACTGTCACTGGAGCAGGTTGCCGACAATGCGGGCTTCCAGAGCTACGCCCACTTCTGCCGGATGTTCCGGGAACGGTATGGCATTCCACCGGGAGAGTACCGGCGCAGCTTCGGCTTCCGGTTCAATCCCGGGTGA